In the Longimicrobium terrae genome, one interval contains:
- a CDS encoding FdhF/YdeP family oxidoreductase, with amino-acid sequence MRTPPDPQPRHDPGAKPAGGMPALLSTMRQLAREKAIVPGTAALRVLNQEHGVDCPGCAWPEPREHRSSFEFCENGAKAVAAEATGKRATPEFFARHSVEELRHQSDWWLEQQGRVTQPMILRDESRHFVPISWDDAFARAGEALRNLENPNQAAFYTSGRTSNEAAFLYQLFGRMLGTNNFPDCSNLCHESSGVGLKQTMGIGKGAVQLEDFEKADAIFIIGQNPGTNHPRMLTTLQAARRRGAEIVAINPLRERGLLSFVHPQEVGPTLTGKGTEIATVYLQPLPGSDVAVLKGMMKQMLDAERRDRGRVMDHGFIRAHCTGYDELVADLDATPWTQITEQSGLTQSEILKATEVYIRSRATIVCWAMGLTQHENAVDNIIACSNLLLLRGNVGRPGAGPCPVRGHSNVQGDRTMGIDHTPPPWIEALEREFGFRAPRDGGLDVVNAIPVMADGGIRFFMTMGGNFLSASPDTAMVGEGLARIPLSVHVTTKLNRTHVSGGGEVMIWPCLGRTETDLRAGGEQFVTVEDSMSVVHSSQGRNRPASPHLRSEPSIVAGLAKAALPDGGGVEWDALVADYDRIRDAISRVIPGFENFNSRVREPAGFVLRNTAAHREWKTETGKANLVITPTPSLRLPAGQLRLFTIRSHDQYNTTIYGLDDRYRGIKQARRVILMHADDIAERGLKAGDWVDVRSHGADGREREAPRFRVVEYDVPKGSAAAYFPEANVLVPVGSRDRRSNTPSSKMIPVTVQPARAGVDVVGADERLVHRAAVEASNLTGAAV; translated from the coding sequence ATGCGCACCCCTCCCGATCCGCAGCCGCGGCACGACCCCGGCGCCAAGCCCGCCGGCGGCATGCCCGCGCTCCTCAGCACCATGCGGCAGCTGGCGCGCGAAAAAGCCATCGTGCCCGGCACCGCCGCGCTGCGCGTTCTGAACCAGGAGCACGGCGTCGATTGCCCGGGCTGCGCCTGGCCGGAACCGCGCGAGCACCGCTCGTCGTTCGAGTTCTGCGAGAATGGGGCAAAGGCCGTCGCCGCCGAGGCCACGGGAAAGCGCGCCACCCCCGAGTTCTTTGCCCGCCACTCGGTGGAGGAACTTCGGCACCAGAGCGACTGGTGGCTGGAACAGCAGGGCCGCGTCACCCAGCCCATGATCCTGCGCGACGAAAGCCGCCACTTCGTCCCCATCAGCTGGGACGATGCCTTCGCCCGCGCCGGCGAGGCGCTGCGCAACCTGGAGAACCCGAACCAGGCCGCCTTCTACACCAGCGGCCGCACCAGCAACGAAGCCGCCTTTCTGTACCAGCTCTTCGGGCGGATGCTGGGCACCAACAACTTCCCTGACTGCTCCAACCTGTGCCACGAATCCAGCGGCGTGGGACTGAAGCAGACCATGGGCATCGGCAAGGGCGCCGTGCAGCTGGAGGACTTCGAGAAGGCCGACGCCATCTTCATCATCGGCCAGAATCCCGGCACCAACCACCCGCGTATGCTCACCACGCTGCAGGCGGCGCGGCGGCGCGGCGCGGAGATCGTCGCCATCAATCCTCTGCGCGAACGGGGGCTGCTCAGCTTCGTTCATCCCCAGGAAGTCGGCCCCACGCTGACGGGAAAGGGGACGGAGATCGCGACCGTCTACCTGCAGCCCCTGCCCGGCAGCGACGTCGCCGTGCTCAAGGGGATGATGAAGCAGATGCTGGACGCGGAACGGCGCGACCGCGGGCGGGTGATGGACCACGGCTTCATCCGCGCGCACTGCACGGGATACGACGAGCTGGTGGCGGACCTGGACGCCACGCCGTGGACGCAGATCACGGAGCAGAGCGGACTGACACAGTCGGAGATCCTGAAGGCGACGGAGGTCTACATCCGCAGCCGCGCCACCATCGTCTGCTGGGCGATGGGGCTGACGCAGCACGAGAACGCGGTGGACAACATCATCGCCTGCAGCAACCTGCTCCTGCTGCGCGGCAACGTGGGGCGCCCCGGCGCGGGCCCCTGCCCCGTCCGCGGCCACAGCAACGTGCAGGGCGACCGCACCATGGGCATCGACCACACGCCGCCGCCGTGGATCGAGGCGCTGGAGCGGGAGTTCGGCTTCCGCGCGCCGCGCGATGGCGGGCTGGACGTGGTAAACGCAATTCCCGTCATGGCGGATGGCGGAATCCGCTTCTTCATGACCATGGGCGGCAACTTCCTCAGCGCCTCGCCGGACACCGCGATGGTGGGCGAGGGACTGGCGCGCATTCCCCTTTCGGTTCACGTCACCACCAAGCTCAACCGTACGCACGTCAGCGGCGGCGGCGAGGTGATGATCTGGCCCTGCCTGGGGCGGACAGAGACCGATCTGCGGGCGGGCGGCGAGCAGTTCGTCACCGTGGAGGATTCCATGAGCGTCGTCCATTCCTCGCAGGGCCGCAACCGGCCGGCGTCGCCGCACCTGCGCAGCGAGCCGTCCATCGTGGCGGGACTGGCCAAGGCCGCGCTCCCGGACGGCGGTGGGGTGGAATGGGACGCGCTCGTGGCGGATTACGATCGAATCCGCGACGCCATCTCCCGCGTCATCCCGGGCTTCGAGAACTTCAATTCCCGCGTCCGCGAGCCTGCGGGCTTCGTTCTGCGCAACACCGCCGCGCACCGGGAGTGGAAGACGGAGACGGGAAAGGCGAATCTGGTCATCACCCCCACGCCGTCGCTGCGGCTGCCGGCGGGGCAGCTGCGCCTGTTCACCATCCGCTCGCACGACCAGTACAACACCACCATCTACGGGCTGGATGACCGGTACCGCGGCATCAAGCAGGCGCGCCGCGTGATCCTGATGCACGCGGACGACATCGCCGAGCGCGGGCTCAAGGCGGGCGACTGGGTGGACGTGCGGTCGCACGGGGCGGACGGGCGCGAGCGGGAAGCGCCGCGGTTCCGCGTGGTGGAGTACGACGTGCCGAAAGGCAGCGCGGCGGCTTACTTTCCCGAGGCCAACGTGCTCGTTCCGGTCGGCAGCCGCGACCGGCGCAGCAATACGCCATCCAGCAAGATGATTCCCGTCACCGTGCAGCCGGCGCGGGCGGGGGTGGACGTGGTGGGCGCGGACGAACGGCTGGTGCACCGCGCCGCGGTGGAAGCATCCAATCTGACCGGCGCGGCGGTGTGA
- the fdhD gene encoding formate dehydrogenase accessory sulfurtransferase FdhD, with the protein MSGDRRSTARARVERVSVSADGAVRRVRDDLLATEEPLEIRVLRAEDASGPADANATRVAVTMRTPGADFELAAGFLYGEGLIDGPRSITAIRYCTEAEQRYNVVNVVLALGAPWNADALARNFYTTSSCGVCGKASIEAVMGAACPPASAGPCVEPAVIVALPDRLREAQAVFERTGGLHAAAQFTPEGELVRIREDVGRHNAMDKLVGAALLAGEVPLDGAVVMVSGRTSFELVQKAARAGITVLAGVSAPSSLAVQLARETGMTLAGFVRGPGFNIYAGGARIGRPAGAATG; encoded by the coding sequence GTGAGCGGCGACCGGCGGAGCACCGCGCGCGCCCGGGTGGAGCGTGTGTCCGTCTCCGCCGACGGCGCGGTCCGCCGCGTCCGCGACGATCTTCTCGCGACGGAAGAGCCGCTGGAAATCCGCGTCCTGCGCGCGGAAGACGCGTCCGGTCCGGCCGACGCGAATGCAACACGCGTGGCGGTAACCATGCGTACGCCGGGCGCGGACTTCGAGCTCGCGGCGGGCTTTCTGTACGGCGAGGGATTGATCGATGGGCCGCGATCGATCACCGCGATCCGCTACTGCACCGAGGCGGAGCAGCGCTACAACGTCGTCAACGTCGTGCTGGCGCTTGGCGCGCCGTGGAACGCGGATGCCCTCGCGCGCAACTTCTACACGACGTCCAGCTGTGGCGTGTGCGGAAAGGCATCCATCGAGGCGGTGATGGGCGCCGCCTGCCCACCCGCCTCCGCCGGGCCGTGCGTGGAACCGGCGGTGATCGTCGCGCTGCCGGACCGGCTGCGGGAGGCGCAGGCGGTGTTCGAGCGGACGGGCGGACTGCACGCCGCCGCACAGTTTACGCCGGAGGGCGAACTGGTGCGCATCCGCGAAGACGTGGGCCGCCACAACGCCATGGACAAGCTGGTGGGCGCCGCGCTGCTGGCGGGAGAGGTACCGCTGGACGGCGCCGTGGTGATGGTGAGCGGGCGGACGAGCTTCGAGTTGGTACAGAAGGCGGCGCGCGCGGGTATCACCGTGCTGGCTGGCGTTTCCGCGCCGTCCAGCCTGGCCGTACAGCTGGCGCGGGAGACGGGAATGACGCTCGCGGGCTTTGTCCGCGGGCCGGGATTCAACATCTACGCGGGCGGCGCGCGCATCGGCCGCCCCGCGGGAGCAGCGACCGGGTGA
- a CDS encoding AMIN-like domain-containing (lipo)protein: protein MGVLLLSACGEQGGELRDATERRRAAAAEAHDDSVKDGTAVDAGDGRIPAFVLNDSSPATAATPPVTDTVAPPAVPAADTAAAAPTPPAAQPLGEWTAGGTNARRRGGSATLRGLRAGVNTGFDRVVLDFGADPVPGYRVEYIDAPTECGSGDPSAVNGGAFLAVTLRGAQAHDEGGRPTVARERRVNMPLLREMQITCDFEGEVQVVLGAAGRGRYRVTELTGPSRLIVDLQP from the coding sequence ATGGGAGTGCTGCTGCTGTCGGCGTGCGGCGAGCAGGGCGGAGAACTGCGCGATGCCACCGAGCGCCGCCGCGCCGCCGCCGCGGAGGCGCACGACGATTCGGTAAAGGACGGCACCGCGGTGGACGCGGGGGACGGGCGCATTCCCGCCTTCGTGCTGAACGATTCTTCTCCCGCCACCGCGGCTACACCCCCAGTGACGGACACGGTGGCGCCGCCCGCCGTTCCCGCGGCGGACACCGCGGCGGCCGCGCCCACGCCTCCCGCCGCGCAGCCGCTGGGCGAGTGGACGGCTGGCGGCACCAACGCCCGCCGCCGCGGGGGGAGCGCCACGCTGCGCGGCCTGCGCGCGGGGGTGAACACCGGCTTCGACCGCGTGGTGCTGGACTTTGGCGCCGACCCGGTGCCGGGGTACCGCGTGGAGTACATCGACGCGCCCACGGAGTGCGGCTCGGGCGATCCGTCCGCGGTGAACGGCGGGGCGTTCCTGGCCGTCACCCTGCGCGGCGCGCAGGCGCACGACGAGGGCGGGCGCCCCACCGTGGCCCGCGAGCGCCGCGTGAACATGCCGCTGCTGCGGGAGATGCAGATCACCTGCGACTTCGAGGGCGAGGTTCAGGTGGTGCTGGGGGCCGCCGGCCGGGGCCGCTACCGGGTGACGGAACTCACGGGACCCTCGCGCCTGATCGTGGACCTGCAGCCGTAG
- a CDS encoding PIN domain-containing protein — MGRTLVFDSSALIAYLAQEPGGATAENLLKDSRHTCIAHAVNIVEVYYDMLRRGGPPHAQWAMLSLRILGLKHDPRLNQKFVRQVATLKSARKVSLADCFCIALTVSVNGELVTSDHHELDRVAADGVCSIRFIR; from the coding sequence ATGGGCCGTACGCTAGTATTCGACTCATCCGCGCTGATCGCGTATCTGGCGCAGGAGCCGGGTGGCGCAACCGCCGAGAATCTGTTGAAAGATTCCCGGCACACGTGCATTGCGCACGCAGTAAACATCGTGGAGGTATACTACGACATGCTGCGCCGGGGCGGCCCTCCGCATGCGCAGTGGGCAATGCTGTCGTTGCGCATACTTGGCCTGAAGCACGATCCGAGACTGAATCAGAAGTTCGTTCGGCAGGTTGCCACTCTCAAGTCGGCCAGGAAAGTTTCCCTGGCCGATTGCTTTTGTATCGCACTCACCGTTTCCGTCAACGGTGAGCTGGTCACCTCCGATCACCACGAACTGGACCGTGTGGCGGCGGACGGCGTCTGCTCCATCCGGTTCATCCGATGA
- a CDS encoding tetratricopeptide repeat protein encodes MRIRSVLLLALALVSAPLAAQEPPRPPLPRGADANDWQSYFAAGESRFIQFPTEAAAAFYWSARLDPTRAEPIFARWASFFAKDDGTWESYLNDEPFVMRRPATIANDSLITRAYYRNPFVHRGLEVGLYARMGARLNWDGAMAAFLNYGQGDFRRAAVQFGRLVRNNPTRNLRLRHYRALALVGAEQPDSAAAEIQMLLAALRSRDERTVGYVYESKAMWEFALGMLYDRQQRTADARAAYERALVEDLAMYPAHAALGRLALAAGDTAAAVLEYSQAAEAAPQDAVMHYEHGGALSAAGRPEEALSAYRRALELEPYWALPYVGVGQMQDLLGRRAEAIAAYQAYLERAPRTQAETATRVRARIATLGG; translated from the coding sequence ATGCGCATCCGTTCCGTCCTGCTGCTGGCGCTCGCGCTTGTGTCCGCCCCGCTCGCGGCCCAGGAACCGCCCCGGCCTCCGCTTCCCCGCGGCGCCGACGCCAACGACTGGCAGTCGTACTTTGCCGCGGGCGAAAGCCGCTTCATCCAGTTTCCCACGGAGGCCGCGGCTGCGTTCTACTGGTCGGCGCGGCTGGACCCCACGCGCGCGGAGCCCATCTTTGCGCGCTGGGCATCGTTCTTTGCCAAGGACGACGGCACGTGGGAGTCGTACCTGAACGATGAGCCGTTCGTGATGCGGCGCCCGGCCACCATCGCCAACGATTCGCTGATCACCCGGGCGTACTACCGCAACCCGTTCGTGCACCGCGGGCTGGAAGTGGGCCTGTACGCCCGCATGGGTGCCCGGCTCAACTGGGACGGTGCCATGGCGGCGTTCCTGAACTACGGGCAGGGCGACTTCCGGCGGGCGGCCGTGCAGTTCGGGCGCCTGGTGCGCAACAATCCCACCCGCAACCTGCGGCTTCGGCACTACCGCGCGCTGGCGCTGGTGGGCGCCGAGCAGCCGGACAGCGCAGCCGCGGAGATCCAGATGCTGCTGGCGGCGCTGCGCTCCCGCGACGAGCGGACCGTCGGATACGTGTACGAGAGCAAGGCCATGTGGGAGTTCGCCCTCGGGATGCTGTACGATCGCCAGCAGCGCACGGCCGATGCGCGCGCCGCGTATGAACGCGCGCTGGTGGAGGACCTGGCCATGTATCCCGCGCACGCCGCGCTGGGCCGCCTTGCCCTTGCCGCGGGCGACACGGCGGCGGCGGTGCTGGAGTATTCGCAGGCGGCCGAAGCGGCGCCGCAGGACGCGGTGATGCACTACGAGCACGGGGGCGCGCTTTCCGCCGCGGGCCGCCCCGAGGAGGCGCTGAGCGCCTACCGCCGCGCGCTGGAACTGGAGCCGTACTGGGCACTTCCGTACGTGGGCGTCGGTCAGATGCAGGACCTGCTGGGCCGCCGGGCGGAGGCGATCGCCGCGTACCAGGCGTACCTGGAACGCGCCCCGCGCACCCAGGCCGAAACCGCCACCCGCGTCCGGGCCCGCATCGCCACCCTGGGCGGCTGA